The Periplaneta americana isolate PAMFEO1 chromosome 9, P.americana_PAMFEO1_priV1, whole genome shotgun sequence genome contains a region encoding:
- the LOC138706145 gene encoding uncharacterized protein, translated as MKRTALLFLLMLTEHILSKDALAIEKEAYKKYDKGIAKTEYVKEDIPKKDNKVYTTKAYGKKDSPKIVYKEYSKQEGPKIEYKEYTNKAYGKEVVPKIINKEYGKHEAPKSYYKEYTKKSFGKEGTPIFYFEQNNKGYNKNENPKKYYEEYYNKENGKEEVPKEYSNGYANKEYKKEEIPKIYYKEHTSKIYGEEESPNKYHKEYAIKNYGKQESPKKNYNEYNSKEYDKEKSPNKHDKYFNKEYLKEEAPKSYYKEYENKEPPKTYYKEYENKEFPKTHYKEYVNKESPKTYKEYEKKESPKTYYKEYENKESPKIYHKEYVNKESPKTYYKEYENKEPPKTYYKEYVNKETPKMYYKKYESKEPPKIYYKEYVNKQPPKTYYKEYGHKESIPKSYHKEYASNVYGKDEIPNKYHKESNDKGTVKEYAPKSLYKQESSKSYFKEDDKVPKKYYKEHIAKEYNDEEKPKVYKETIPVVYYSEESPKKEYESSSDLFSFPDLLSTMRSGMKRAASSMRNRLGRSRKVGRDFLGGVVDLGKASADVVTKPHEHYKK; from the exons ATGAAGCGCACAGCACTTCTCTTCTTGCTGATGCTGACAGAACAC ATACTGTCAAAGGATGCATTGGCAATCGAGAAGGAAGCTTACAAAAAATATGACAAGGGAATTGCAAAAACCGAATATGTTAAGGAAGACATTCCCAAGAAAGACAATAAGGTATATACTACCAAAGCATATGGAAAGAAAGATTCTCCTAAAATTGTCTACAAAGAATATAGTAAACAGGAAGGTCCAAAAATCGAGTATAAAGAATACACTAACAAAGCTTACGGAAAGGAAGTGGTTCCAAAAATTATCAACAAAGAATATGGGAAACACGAAGCTCCGAAAAGCTATTACAAAGAGTATACTAAGAAAAGCTTCGGAAAAGAAGGAAccccgattttttattttgaacaGAATAACAAAGGTTACAATAAGAATGAGAATCCGAAGAAATATTATGAAGAATATTACAATAAAGAAAATGGCAAGGAAGAGGTTCCCAAGGAATACTCTAACGGCTATGCTAACAAAGagtataaaaaagaagaaattccTAAAATCTACTACAAAGAACATACTAGTAAAATTTACGGAGAAGAAGAGAGCCCCAATAAATACCACAaagaatatgccattaaaaatTACGGAAAGCAAGAGAGTCCgaagaaaaattataatgaatataatAGCAAAGAATACGACAAGGAAAAATCTCCTAACAAACatgataaatattttaacaaagaatATCTCAAAGAAGAGGCTCCGAAAAGTTATTAtaaagaatatgaaaacaaagaaCCTCCAAAAACGTATTATAAAGAGTATGAAAACAAAGAGTTTCCAAAAACCCATTACAAAGAATATGTAAACAAAGAGTCCCCAAAAACTTACAAAGAGTATGAAAAGAAAGAGTCTCCAAAAACGTATTAtaaagaatatgaaaacaaagaaTCTCCAAAAATTTATCATAAAGAGTATGTAAACAAAGAGTCCCCAAAAACGTATTATAAAGAGTATGAAAATAAAGAGCCTCCAAAAACTTATTATAAAGAGTATGTAAACAAAGAGACTccaaaaatgtattataaaaaatatgaaagtaaagagcctccaaaaatttattacaaagaaTATGTAAACAAGCAGCCTCCAAAAACCTACTATAAAGAATATGGACACAAAGAAAGTATCCCTAAGAGCTACCATAAAGAATATGCCAGCAATGTTTATGGAAAGGACGAAATACCAAACAAGTACCATAAAGAAAGTAATGATAAAGGAACTGTGAAAGAATATGCTCCCAAAAGTCTCTATAAACAAGAGTCTTCAAAATCATACTTCAAAGAAGATGACAAAGTTCCCAAAAAatattacaaggaacatatcGCCAAAGAATATAACGACGAAGAGAAACCAAAagtttacaaagaaacaattcCCGTAGTGTACTATAGTGAAGAAAGTCCCAAGAAGGAGTACGAATCTAGTTCAGATCTGTTTTCCTTCCCTGATTTGTTATCAACTATGCGGAGTGGTATGAAAAGGGCAGCCTCTAGTATGAGGAACAGACTGGGGAGGAGTAGGAAAGTTGGTAGAGACTTTTTAGGAGGTGTTGTGGATCTGGGAAAGGCATCTGCGGACGTGGTGACAAAGCCACACgaacattataaaaaataa